In a genomic window of Suricata suricatta isolate VVHF042 chromosome 12, meerkat_22Aug2017_6uvM2_HiC, whole genome shotgun sequence:
- the SGTA gene encoding small glutamine-rich tetratricopeptide repeat-containing protein alpha, with translation MDNRKRLAYAIIRFLHDQLRHGGLSSDAQESLEVAIQCLETAFGVTVEDSDLALPQTLPEIFDAAAAGREVPQDRRSPERTPPSEEDSAEAERLKTEGNEQMKVENFEAAVHFYGKAIELNPANAVYFCNRAAAYSKLGNYAGAVQDCERAICIDPSYSKAYGRMGLALSSLNKHTEAVAYYKKALELDPDNETYKSNLKIAELKLRETPSPTGGVGSLDIAGLLNNPSFMSMASNLMNNPQVQQLMSGMISGGHNPLGTPGTSPSQNDLASLIQAGQQFAQQMQQQNPELIEQLRSQIRSRTPSASNEDQQE, from the exons ATGGATAACAGGAAGCGCCTGGCCTACGCCATCATCCGGTTCCTGCACGACCAGCTGCGGCACGGGGGGCTCTCGTCCGACGCCCAGGAGAGCTTGGAAG TTGCCATCCAGTGCCTGGAGACTGCTTTTGGGGTGACCGTGGAAGACAGCGACCTCGCTCTCCCCCAGACTCTCCCGGAGATATTTGACGCGGCCGCCGCGGGCAGG GAGGTGCCGCAGGACCGGAGGAGCCCCGAGCGGACTCCGCCTTCGGAGGAGGACTCGGCTGAGGCAGAGCGCCTCAAAACCGAAG gaAACGAGCAGATGAAAGTAGAAAACTTCGAAGCTGCAGTGCACTTCTACGGGAAAGCCATCGAGCTGAACCCCGCCAACGCCGTCTATTTCTGTAACAG agCCGCGGCCTACAGCAAACTCGGGAACTACGCAGGGGCTGTGCAGGACTGCGAGCGAGCCATCTGCATAGACCCGTCCTATAGCAAAGCCTACGGCAGGATGGG cctcgcGCTCTCCAGCCTGAACAAGCACACCGAGGCCGTGGCCTACTACAAGAAGGCCTTGGAGCTGGATCCCGACAACGAGACCTACAAGTCGAACCTCAAGATAGCCGAGCTGAAGTTGAGGGAGACGCCGAGCCCC ACAGGAGGCGTGGGCAGTTTGGACATCGCCGGCCTGCTGAACAACCCAAGTTTCATGAGCATG GCGTCGAACCTGATGAACAACCCCCAGGTTCAGCAGCT CATGTCTGGGATGATTTCGGGCGGCCACAACCCCCTGGGGACCCCTGGCACCAGCCCCTCGCAGAATGACCTGGCCAGTCTCATCCAGGC TGGCCAGCAGTTCGCGCAGCAGATGCAGCAGCAGAACCCAGAGTTGATAGAACAGCTCCGAAGTCAGATCCGAAGTCGGACCCCCAGTGCCAGCAACGAGGACCAGCAGGAGTGA